The proteins below are encoded in one region of Berryella intestinalis:
- the sppA gene encoding signal peptide peptidase SppA encodes MTEGFAPRPPHGYSGTSPDAGCPPAPPFASPHAASPYGYPGAQGSAPYQAAPRKGRGRTAAIVAALLVVLVAVGIGLFAHVFGSADSISGDAVAVINIDGAIGYDGTSSSPEGLKSLLDRAEEDDRIKAVVLRVNSGGGTATAGEEMAQYVKEFSKPIVVSSAAINASAAYELSAMSDYIFVAKTTEIGAIGTVMQVTDLSEVMDKLGISIDSIKSAPSKDSSYGFRPLTDEEKAYYQALVDEINATFIQNVAEGRGLSLDYARSLATGLPFAGTTAVENGVADEIGTLEDAEDYAADMAGISGDYQVVDLEVPPSRASLLSLLTGSYDLSARDLTTILEEQTTNGTIAR; translated from the coding sequence ATGACCGAAGGTTTCGCCCCCCGGCCTCCGCACGGATATTCCGGGACATCCCCCGATGCGGGCTGTCCTCCCGCTCCTCCCTTCGCCTCCCCCCACGCCGCTTCGCCGTACGGCTACCCCGGAGCGCAGGGATCCGCACCGTACCAGGCCGCCCCGCGCAAGGGCCGCGGACGCACGGCGGCGATCGTCGCTGCGCTGCTCGTCGTGCTCGTCGCCGTGGGAATCGGCCTGTTCGCCCACGTGTTCGGGTCCGCCGATTCGATCTCGGGCGACGCGGTCGCCGTCATCAACATCGACGGGGCCATCGGCTACGACGGCACGTCTTCAAGCCCCGAGGGTCTCAAGTCGCTGCTCGACCGCGCCGAGGAAGACGACCGCATCAAGGCCGTCGTGCTGCGCGTGAACTCCGGCGGCGGCACGGCCACGGCGGGCGAGGAGATGGCGCAGTACGTCAAGGAGTTCAGCAAGCCCATCGTCGTTTCCAGCGCCGCCATAAACGCGAGCGCCGCCTACGAGCTCTCGGCGATGTCCGACTACATCTTCGTGGCGAAGACGACCGAGATCGGAGCCATCGGCACGGTCATGCAGGTGACCGACCTGTCTGAAGTCATGGACAAGCTGGGCATCTCGATCGACTCCATCAAGTCGGCTCCCAGCAAGGATTCCAGCTACGGGTTCCGTCCGCTGACCGATGAGGAAAAAGCGTACTATCAGGCGCTCGTCGACGAGATCAACGCTACGTTCATCCAGAATGTGGCGGAGGGACGCGGGCTTTCGCTCGACTATGCCCGATCGCTTGCAACCGGGCTGCCCTTCGCCGGCACGACCGCGGTTGAAAACGGCGTGGCCGACGAGATCGGGACGCTCGAGGACGCCGAGGACTACGCAGCCGACATGGCCGGGATATCGGGCGACTACCAGGTGGTCGACCTCGAGGTTCCCCCGTCGAGGGCCAGCCTGCTGTCCCTGCTGACGGGCAGCTACGATCTGTCCGCGCGCGATCTGACGACTATTCTTGAGGAGCAGACAACCAATGGCACCATCGCTCGATAA
- a CDS encoding class I tRNA ligase family protein codes for MAPSLDNGNPPFTQVVWPKRAVVTAGMPYGNKPLHFGHIAGVFVPADAYARFLKDRIGERNVRFVSGTDCFGSPINEGYRKLVEAGEFDGTIDEYVQMNHDKQKATLKAYDVEPSIYEGSGIGHAGEVHRDLTDNIIRRLHEAGFLQRRSTLQFFDPQADTFLNGRQVVGRCPVQGCKSEHAYADECDLGHSYSPEELINPRSSLTGVVPEMRPVDNWYFDLPAFTRFLREHVAELEADDRIRAIVPQTIKEFLGAPIIYVKNDERAQFDAVADELPSFELREAERGKQSFEVEFSCIEDRDRARDLMRQAGLRFRTGKALVPFRITGNIEWGVAAPVIDGVEGLTVWCWPESLWAPISFTAAANDEAGLPEGSWRDFWCSDDAKVYQFIGQDNLYFYGVVQPALWEALRDRDIFGADDPRVPLRQTTLVANHHVLLGNKKASSSSSVKPPTADELLEHYTAEQLRAHFLALGLDQKSVGFKPKPFTATEQERDDPRVADPVLKEGALLTNVFNRLGRSCLYEAKKSFGGTVPLCAPSAKAVEECHAVMAEYDLLMEKAELHSIMSLMDGFLRVANKRWADGIKRVEALDQGASDEPRRQVLADCAYQLWVSTLLMHPIVPVGCELICDYLQFDPEAFFSWNHRFESLAELCGEDECEAGAHRVRELPPRFDFFRKHESQYR; via the coding sequence ATGGCACCATCGCTCGATAACGGCAATCCGCCTTTCACCCAGGTCGTATGGCCGAAGCGCGCGGTGGTCACCGCGGGCATGCCCTACGGCAACAAGCCGCTGCACTTCGGGCATATCGCCGGCGTGTTCGTTCCCGCCGATGCGTACGCGCGCTTTCTCAAAGACCGTATCGGCGAGCGCAACGTGCGCTTCGTCAGCGGCACGGACTGCTTCGGCTCCCCTATCAACGAGGGGTACCGCAAGCTGGTCGAAGCGGGGGAGTTCGACGGTACGATCGACGAGTACGTGCAGATGAACCACGATAAGCAGAAGGCGACGCTCAAGGCCTACGACGTCGAGCCGTCCATCTACGAGGGCAGCGGAATCGGACACGCGGGAGAGGTTCACCGCGACCTCACCGACAACATCATCCGACGCCTTCACGAGGCGGGCTTTCTGCAGCGCCGCTCGACGCTGCAGTTCTTCGATCCCCAGGCCGACACGTTCCTCAACGGCCGCCAGGTGGTCGGTCGCTGCCCCGTTCAGGGCTGCAAATCAGAGCATGCCTATGCCGACGAATGCGATCTGGGCCACAGCTATTCTCCCGAAGAGCTCATCAACCCGCGGTCGTCTCTGACCGGCGTGGTGCCCGAGATGCGCCCGGTGGACAACTGGTATTTCGATCTGCCCGCGTTCACCCGTTTCCTGCGCGAGCACGTGGCCGAGCTGGAGGCCGACGACCGCATCCGCGCGATCGTCCCCCAGACCATCAAGGAGTTTCTAGGGGCTCCCATCATCTACGTGAAGAACGACGAGCGCGCCCAGTTCGACGCGGTCGCCGACGAGCTGCCGTCTTTCGAGCTGCGGGAGGCCGAGCGCGGCAAGCAGAGCTTCGAGGTCGAATTCTCGTGCATCGAGGACCGCGACCGCGCGCGCGACCTCATGCGGCAGGCGGGCTTGCGGTTCCGCACCGGCAAGGCGCTCGTTCCCTTCCGCATCACGGGCAATATCGAATGGGGCGTCGCCGCCCCCGTCATCGACGGGGTGGAGGGCCTCACGGTGTGGTGCTGGCCCGAGAGCCTCTGGGCGCCCATCTCGTTCACGGCTGCGGCCAACGACGAGGCCGGTTTGCCCGAGGGCAGCTGGCGCGACTTCTGGTGCTCAGACGATGCGAAGGTGTACCAGTTCATCGGGCAGGACAACCTGTATTTCTACGGCGTGGTCCAGCCCGCGCTGTGGGAGGCGCTGCGCGATCGCGACATTTTCGGCGCCGACGACCCGCGCGTCCCTCTGCGCCAAACGACCCTCGTGGCCAACCATCACGTCCTGCTGGGAAACAAGAAGGCCTCTTCGTCGAGCTCCGTCAAGCCCCCCACCGCCGACGAGCTTCTGGAGCACTACACGGCCGAGCAGCTGCGCGCGCATTTCCTGGCGCTGGGCCTCGATCAGAAATCGGTGGGGTTCAAGCCCAAGCCCTTCACGGCGACCGAGCAGGAAAGGGACGACCCGCGCGTCGCCGATCCCGTCTTGAAAGAGGGAGCCCTGCTCACCAACGTGTTCAACCGTCTCGGCCGCAGCTGCCTGTACGAGGCGAAGAAAAGCTTCGGGGGCACCGTCCCGCTGTGCGCCCCCAGTGCGAAGGCCGTCGAAGAGTGCCATGCCGTCATGGCCGAGTACGATCTTCTCATGGAGAAAGCGGAGCTCCACTCGATCATGTCGCTGATGGACGGCTTCCTGCGCGTGGCGAACAAACGCTGGGCGGACGGCATCAAAAGGGTCGAGGCTCTCGACCAGGGCGCGTCGGACGAACCGCGCCGCCAGGTGCTGGCCGACTGCGCGTACCAGCTGTGGGTGTCCACGCTGCTGATGCACCCCATTGTCCCTGTCGGCTGTGAGCTGATCTGCGATTACCTGCAGTTCGACCCCGAGGCGTTCTTCAGCTGGAACCATCGCTTCGAAAGCTTGGCCGAGCTGTGCGGCGAAGACGAGTGCGAGGCGGGCGCCCATCGCGTGCGCGAGCTGCCTCCGCGCTTCGATTTCTTCCGCAAGCATGAATCGCAGTACCGCTAG
- a CDS encoding coiled-coil domain-containing protein, with product MVNDLSTRATRLLCAAGIAAAAAFGTAMGASDAYADKVSDKQAEAQNALAQLNAMQERLDRASADYGEALAAQEAAEAQRDDASARIEELSGEIDSVQSRLNDRARSMYRGGPTSFLDLLLGSASFSEFTSNWDLLSRVNESDADLVRQSKELRAEASEQERIFSEQADEAARQAAEAAAIASEAQVTVSAMQQTYDGLSAEARDLIDEQRASEQATAQAAVEAVGAPAPSEASNNGGSSSEGGNSQPAPAPAPSNPSPQPAPSNGGGSVLDRAYSQLGKPYAWQASGMASFDCSGFVGYALTGSTSRIGSTYTFMSWPRVSDPQPGDVCTNWEHCGIYVGGGQMIHAATYGVGVVVGPVQPGMIYVRP from the coding sequence ATGGTGAACGACCTGAGTACCCGTGCGACGCGCCTCCTCTGCGCCGCCGGCATCGCCGCTGCGGCGGCATTCGGGACGGCGATGGGCGCATCCGATGCCTACGCCGATAAGGTCTCCGACAAGCAGGCTGAAGCGCAGAACGCGCTTGCCCAGCTCAACGCAATGCAAGAACGGCTCGACCGCGCATCTGCCGACTACGGCGAGGCGCTGGCGGCCCAAGAGGCGGCCGAGGCGCAGCGCGACGACGCGAGCGCGCGCATCGAGGAGCTTTCCGGCGAGATCGATTCGGTCCAGTCCCGTCTGAACGACCGCGCCCGCTCGATGTACCGCGGCGGTCCGACGTCTTTCCTGGACCTGCTGTTGGGTTCCGCGAGCTTTTCCGAGTTCACGTCGAACTGGGATCTGCTTAGCCGGGTGAACGAGAGCGACGCGGATCTGGTACGCCAGTCCAAGGAACTGCGCGCCGAGGCGTCCGAGCAGGAGCGGATCTTCTCCGAGCAGGCCGACGAGGCGGCCCGTCAGGCTGCGGAAGCCGCTGCGATCGCTTCCGAGGCCCAGGTGACGGTGAGCGCGATGCAGCAGACCTACGACGGGCTGAGCGCCGAAGCGCGCGACCTCATCGATGAGCAGCGCGCATCCGAGCAGGCAACCGCGCAGGCCGCCGTCGAGGCGGTGGGCGCCCCCGCTCCTTCCGAGGCTTCCAACAACGGCGGCAGCAGCAGCGAAGGCGGGAACAGCCAGCCCGCTCCCGCACCCGCACCGTCGAACCCCTCGCCCCAGCCTGCGCCTTCCAACGGCGGCGGTTCGGTCCTCGACCGCGCTTACTCCCAGCTGGGCAAGCCCTATGCCTGGCAGGCGAGCGGCATGGCATCGTTTGACTGCTCGGGCTTCGTGGGCTATGCGCTTACCGGCAGCACGTCGCGCATCGGCAGCACCTATACCTTTATGTCCTGGCCCCGCGTGTCCGATCCCCAGCCGGGCGATGTGTGCACGAACTGGGAGCACTGCGGCATCTACGTGGGCGGAGGCCAGATGATCCATGCGGCCACCTACGGCGTGGGCGTCGTGGTCGGTCCGGTTCAGCCGGGAATGATCTACGTCCGCCCGTAA
- the rnhA gene encoding ribonuclease HI: MKVEIYSDGSSRGNPGPGGYGTVLRYVDPTGGVHEKELSQGFSCTTNNRMELLGAIAGLEALKHPCEVVLHSDSQYVVRAFNDRWIDGWIARGWKNSQKKPVKNADLWKRLLEAKSPHRVRFVWVRGHNGHPENERCDALATAAADDRSRWVEDAGFSGEAD; the protein is encoded by the coding sequence ATGAAAGTGGAGATCTACTCCGACGGATCGTCGCGGGGCAACCCCGGTCCGGGAGGATACGGGACGGTGCTGCGCTACGTCGATCCTACGGGGGGCGTTCACGAAAAGGAACTGTCCCAGGGATTCTCCTGCACCACGAACAACCGCATGGAGCTTCTGGGCGCGATCGCGGGTCTGGAAGCGCTCAAGCATCCGTGCGAGGTGGTGCTCCATTCCGATTCCCAGTACGTGGTGCGTGCGTTCAACGACCGCTGGATCGATGGATGGATCGCGCGCGGTTGGAAGAATTCCCAGAAGAAGCCGGTGAAGAACGCCGATCTCTGGAAGCGCCTGCTGGAGGCGAAGTCGCCTCATCGCGTTCGGTTCGTGTGGGTGCGCGGACACAACGGGCATCCGGAAAACGAGCGCTGCGATGCGCTGGCGACCGCCGCTGCCGACGACCGGTCCCGATGGGTCGAGGACGCCGGCTTTTCGGGCGAGGCCGATTAA
- a CDS encoding putative ABC transporter permease, giving the protein MKTDRPVNMLDQSIDPVDANDRVPIALRVFGALAILNGVVSIPFQAFIIVDSVIAFQSGEMSGLSIVSLVTAGVAGLFATASLVLSIVLGARLFRNQRRWAGRIANILVAVGIVLLLTTVLQHGIVSFDTLAETITLAVNVVLSGYLDPGLSEERRLQRKLRDMDERADAQKGVLGRDKSGAGYIALNFFNLFWIFVICCVGGLIIETIYHFVVFGGYQDRAGLLFGPFSPIYGIGGALVTIALNRFYRARVAVVFVVSAVIGGAFEFFVSWFMEVAFGVTAWDYSGTFLNIDGRTNLQFMLMWGVLGLFWVRLLLPRMLELVNRIPWNWRYSLTTVFAALMLANCGLTLVSLDCWYGRLAGTNHDETFIEQFCNQHFDDDFMKNRFQSMSIDPANAARS; this is encoded by the coding sequence ATGAAGACCGACCGGCCCGTGAACATGCTCGATCAGAGCATCGACCCTGTGGACGCCAACGACCGCGTGCCGATCGCCCTGCGCGTGTTCGGCGCGCTGGCCATCCTCAACGGGGTGGTGTCCATCCCCTTCCAAGCGTTCATCATCGTCGATTCCGTTATCGCGTTTCAAAGCGGGGAGATGTCGGGGCTGTCCATCGTCAGCCTCGTAACCGCCGGCGTGGCCGGCCTGTTCGCCACCGCTTCGCTCGTCCTTTCCATCGTGTTGGGCGCGCGCTTGTTCAGAAACCAGCGCCGCTGGGCGGGACGCATTGCGAACATCCTGGTCGCCGTGGGTATCGTGCTGCTTTTGACCACCGTCTTGCAGCACGGCATCGTCTCGTTCGACACCCTGGCCGAGACGATCACGCTGGCGGTGAACGTCGTCTTGTCGGGCTACCTCGATCCGGGGCTTTCCGAAGAGCGCAGGCTGCAGCGCAAGCTGCGCGACATGGACGAGCGCGCCGACGCGCAGAAAGGCGTCCTGGGGCGCGATAAGTCGGGAGCAGGCTACATCGCCCTGAACTTCTTCAACCTGTTCTGGATCTTCGTGATCTGCTGCGTGGGAGGGCTCATCATCGAGACCATCTACCACTTCGTCGTCTTCGGCGGCTACCAGGACCGGGCGGGGCTTCTGTTCGGGCCCTTCTCCCCCATCTACGGGATAGGCGGCGCGCTCGTCACCATCGCGCTCAATCGGTTCTACCGCGCCAGGGTCGCCGTGGTGTTCGTCGTGAGCGCCGTCATCGGAGGCGCCTTCGAGTTCTTCGTGAGCTGGTTCATGGAGGTGGCCTTCGGCGTGACCGCCTGGGACTACTCGGGGACCTTCCTGAACATCGACGGGCGCACCAACCTCCAGTTCATGCTGATGTGGGGCGTGCTCGGGCTGTTCTGGGTGCGGTTGCTTTTGCCGCGCATGCTGGAACTGGTCAACCGCATTCCCTGGAACTGGCGCTATTCGCTCACCACCGTGTTCGCGGCGCTCATGCTGGCGAACTGCGGCCTCACGCTGGTATCGCTTGACTGCTGGTACGGGCGGCTGGCGGGCACCAACCACGACGAGACGTTCATCGAGCAGTTCTGCAACCAGCATTTCGACGACGACTTCATGAAGAACCGCTTCCAGTCGATGTCCATCGACCCTGCAAACGCAGCGCGTTCGTAA
- the yihA gene encoding ribosome biogenesis GTP-binding protein YihA/YsxC, which translates to MNFKTVAFERSFGISSQLTESTLPEIAFAGRSNVGKSSLLNKLFNRKGLAKVSSTPGKTATINFFSTDDARFVDLPGYGYARVSKTEHERWAELIEGYFNQERNFALVCSLIDIRHPASALDENMVRFLQDAQLPYLIVLTKGDKLSQQKCNQQRSALRKQLSIDDDTPMVITSSLKGSGIDNLRREIARFVENGPRNL; encoded by the coding sequence TTGAATTTCAAAACCGTAGCCTTCGAGCGATCGTTCGGCATCTCCTCGCAGCTCACCGAATCGACCTTGCCCGAAATCGCCTTCGCCGGGCGGTCGAATGTGGGCAAGTCGTCCCTCTTGAACAAGCTCTTCAACCGAAAAGGGCTTGCCAAGGTGTCGTCGACCCCCGGGAAAACCGCCACCATCAACTTCTTCTCCACCGATGACGCGCGTTTCGTCGACCTGCCCGGATACGGGTACGCCCGCGTGTCCAAAACCGAGCACGAGCGCTGGGCCGAGCTCATCGAGGGGTATTTCAACCAGGAGCGCAACTTCGCCCTGGTCTGCTCGCTGATCGACATCCGCCACCCGGCCTCCGCGCTCGACGAGAACATGGTGCGCTTCCTGCAAGACGCCCAGCTCCCCTACCTCATCGTGCTCACCAAGGGCGACAAGCTCTCGCAGCAGAAATGCAACCAGCAGAGAAGCGCCCTCAGAAAGCAGCTGTCCATCGACGACGACACCCCCATGGTGATCACGTCGTCGCTCAAAGGCTCGGGCATCGACAACCTGCGCCGCGAGATCGCGCGCTTCGTGGAAAACGGACCGCGGAACCTCTGA
- a CDS encoding DUF6219 family protein, protein MKSHKFWAVASCVCMAMALYTGWALTGKHRKG, encoded by the coding sequence ATGAAGAGCCACAAGTTCTGGGCCGTCGCAAGCTGCGTCTGCATGGCGATGGCGCTCTATACCGGTTGGGCCCTCACCGGAAAGCACCGAAAAGGATAG
- a CDS encoding DUF6110 family protein: protein MKNCTRNALLVGGGFLAGTVGAKVLTSKAAKTGYVHALARGMKIRNSYENMVEQAKAEYDDIVAQATYINVEDAKKAAEEEN from the coding sequence ATGAAGAACTGCACGCGCAACGCACTGCTCGTCGGAGGCGGCTTCCTCGCGGGGACCGTGGGCGCCAAGGTGCTCACCTCCAAGGCGGCCAAGACCGGCTACGTCCATGCCCTGGCGCGCGGCATGAAGATCCGCAACTCCTACGAGAACATGGTCGAGCAGGCCAAGGCCGAGTACGACGACATCGTGGCCCAGGCGACCTACATCAACGTCGAGGATGCCAAGAAGGCCGCGGAGGAAGAGAACTAA
- a CDS encoding heavy metal translocating P-type ATPase → MDFSIKTEIPGRRLRIKLAGFVPARDQGPFEAVLRSAPCISEAKVYPRIGEVALSYCGEQGRERAIAHLASIDAAAIEGMRAEYSFSAAQHSHQLMLDLAWLTGTYLLRRWFLPKPLSIVLGLVAYRRFLVEALSSLGRARLDVPVLDAAAIGMSFVQFDPKTAGETMFLLEVGETLEDYTQARSEGALVDALLNVAENAQKVEGDLEVEVPLSSLAVGDVVAVRTGMGVNIDGQVIRGCAMVNQSSLTGEPLAVERTVGDDVFAGTSVESGEILVRVKSAPNETRLRSIVDLVKNADRYKSRRQASREALADRIVPWNFGLAAGVALATRSMTRTSAALMVDYSCGLKLTSSISVLSAMSQSADAGFTVKGSKYFDAVCDADTIVFDKTGTLTEATPSVATVLSFDGWNEDEVLRLSACLEEHFPHPVARAVVRAAADRGLDHRERHAEVEYIVAHGIASSLDGKRVVIGSEHFVVGDEKVAIDEAQKGRIAHETEGLSPLYLAVDGELVGVLGIEDPLKEGVREAVGQLRGLGFKRVVMLTGDNGRTARRVAEEAGVTEWKADLLPEDKHAYVEGLKAQGCKVVMVGDGVNDAPALALSDVGIAMGQGTAVAKEVADITLTDGDLSSIVTLVKLSRALARRMDRSFAQVMVCNSVFMLLGILGAVTPQTSSLLHNATTIGLSLSAGRRYRV, encoded by the coding sequence GTGGATTTCTCCATCAAGACAGAGATCCCCGGGCGCCGTCTGCGCATCAAGCTGGCCGGGTTCGTCCCCGCCCGCGATCAGGGCCCCTTCGAGGCCGTGCTGCGGTCGGCGCCCTGCATCAGCGAGGCCAAGGTGTACCCGCGCATCGGGGAGGTGGCGCTGTCGTACTGCGGAGAGCAGGGCAGGGAGCGGGCCATCGCCCATCTGGCCTCGATCGATGCGGCGGCTATCGAGGGGATGCGCGCCGAGTACTCGTTTTCCGCCGCGCAGCATTCCCATCAGCTCATGCTCGACCTCGCCTGGCTGACGGGCACCTACCTTCTGCGCCGGTGGTTTCTGCCCAAGCCCCTCTCCATCGTCTTGGGGCTGGTCGCGTACCGCCGCTTCCTCGTCGAGGCCCTCTCGTCGCTGGGCAGAGCCCGGCTCGACGTTCCGGTGCTCGACGCCGCGGCCATCGGCATGTCGTTCGTCCAGTTCGATCCCAAAACCGCGGGCGAGACCATGTTCCTGCTCGAGGTGGGGGAGACGCTTGAGGACTACACCCAGGCCCGATCGGAAGGCGCGCTGGTCGATGCGCTGCTCAACGTGGCCGAGAACGCCCAGAAGGTCGAAGGCGACCTCGAGGTGGAGGTGCCGCTGTCCTCGCTTGCCGTGGGCGACGTCGTCGCCGTTCGCACGGGTATGGGCGTCAACATCGACGGCCAGGTGATCCGCGGGTGCGCGATGGTGAACCAGTCCTCGCTCACCGGCGAGCCCCTGGCGGTGGAGCGCACGGTCGGCGACGACGTGTTCGCGGGCACGAGCGTCGAGAGCGGCGAGATCCTGGTGCGCGTGAAGAGCGCTCCGAACGAGACGCGCCTGCGCTCCATCGTCGATCTGGTCAAGAACGCCGACCGGTACAAGTCGCGCCGGCAGGCCTCGCGCGAGGCCCTGGCCGACCGCATCGTGCCGTGGAACTTCGGACTGGCTGCCGGCGTGGCCCTGGCCACCCGCAGCATGACCAGGACGTCGGCGGCTCTGATGGTGGACTATTCGTGCGGCTTGAAGCTCACCAGCTCGATTTCAGTGCTGTCCGCCATGAGCCAGTCGGCCGACGCGGGCTTCACCGTGAAGGGGTCCAAGTACTTCGACGCCGTGTGCGACGCCGACACCATCGTGTTCGACAAAACCGGGACGCTCACCGAGGCCACCCCGTCGGTGGCCACCGTCCTTTCGTTCGACGGCTGGAACGAGGACGAGGTGCTGCGCCTGTCGGCCTGCCTGGAAGAGCATTTCCCGCATCCGGTCGCCCGCGCGGTCGTGCGCGCCGCGGCCGACCGCGGGCTCGACCATCGCGAGCGCCACGCGGAGGTGGAATACATCGTCGCGCACGGCATCGCCTCGTCGCTCGACGGGAAGCGCGTGGTCATCGGGTCCGAGCATTTCGTCGTCGGCGACGAGAAGGTCGCGATCGACGAGGCTCAGAAGGGCCGCATCGCGCACGAGACCGAAGGGCTCTCCCCGCTCTACCTCGCGGTTGACGGCGAGCTGGTCGGCGTGCTGGGCATCGAGGACCCGCTGAAGGAGGGCGTGCGCGAAGCGGTCGGGCAGCTGCGCGGCCTCGGCTTCAAACGCGTCGTCATGCTCACGGGCGACAACGGGCGCACGGCGCGCCGCGTCGCCGAGGAAGCGGGCGTCACCGAATGGAAGGCCGACCTGCTTCCCGAGGACAAGCATGCCTACGTCGAGGGCCTCAAGGCGCAAGGCTGCAAGGTGGTCATGGTGGGCGACGGCGTGAACGATGCGCCCGCCCTCGCCCTGTCCGACGTCGGCATCGCCATGGGGCAGGGGACGGCGGTTGCCAAAGAGGTGGCCGACATCACCCTGACCGACGGCGACCTGTCCTCGATCGTGACGCTGGTCAAGCTCAGCCGCGCGCTGGCAAGGCGCATGGATCGTTCGTTTGCCCAGGTGATGGTATGTAACAGCGTGTTCATGCTGCTGGGTATCCTCGGGGCGGTGACGCCGCAGACCTCGTCGCTGCTGCACAATGCCACCACCATCGGCCTCAGCCTGTCGGCGGGTCGCCGGTACCGGGTCTAG
- the rpsB gene encoding 30S ribosomal protein S2 has translation MTKVSIQTLLDAGAHFGHQARRWNPKMKPFIFGKRGDTYILDLKQTLLGMDDVYTFVSEMSKKGGTVLFVGTKKQAQEAVADAANRCGMPYVNSRWLGGMLTNFVTIRSRVKRMEELEAMDADGRMALLPKKEQILRHKELAKLQSNLNGIRNMTRTPDAVFVIDTNRESLAIHEAKRLGIAVVGTLDTNCDPDDVDYGIPANDDAIRSVRLLTDFVADAVIAGTGAPVTAEEMAAVEEAPVAEAAAAEAVEAPAAE, from the coding sequence ATGACGAAAGTCAGCATTCAGACGCTGCTCGACGCCGGCGCGCACTTCGGCCATCAGGCCCGTCGCTGGAACCCCAAGATGAAGCCATTCATCTTCGGCAAGCGCGGCGACACCTACATCCTCGACCTCAAGCAGACCCTCCTGGGCATGGACGACGTGTACACCTTCGTCTCCGAGATGTCCAAGAAGGGCGGCACCGTCCTGTTCGTCGGCACTAAGAAGCAGGCTCAGGAAGCCGTCGCCGACGCTGCCAACCGCTGCGGTATGCCCTATGTGAACTCCCGTTGGCTGGGCGGCATGCTCACCAACTTCGTCACCATCCGCTCCCGCGTGAAGCGCATGGAAGAGCTCGAGGCCATGGACGCCGACGGCCGCATGGCCCTTCTGCCCAAGAAGGAGCAGATCCTGCGCCACAAGGAGCTGGCCAAGCTGCAGTCCAACCTCAACGGCATCCGCAACATGACGCGCACCCCCGATGCGGTGTTCGTCATCGACACCAACCGCGAGTCCCTCGCCATCCACGAGGCGAAGCGCCTGGGCATCGCCGTGGTGGGCACCCTCGACACCAACTGCGATCCCGACGACGTCGATTACGGCATCCCCGCCAACGACGACGCGATCCGCTCGGTGCGCCTGCTCACCGACTTCGTGGCCGACGCCGTCATCGCCGGCACGGGTGCCCCGGTGACCGCCGAGGAGATGGCCGCTGTCGAGGAGGCCCCCGTCGCCGAGGCCGCTGCCGCCGAGGCCGTCGAGGCTCCCGCGGCCGAGTAA
- the tsf gene encoding translation elongation factor Ts, whose product MAAITAAMVKELRELTGAGMMECKKALNEADGDMDKAVDVLRTRGLAAAAKKAGRATNEGTVTAIVAEDGKSGVVLELNCETDFVGMNEKFKAYADRIAGIALANKCSDVEALKELSDNGETVADIITDAVHVLGENANLARVKTVEAGAVCSYIHMGGKIGVLVQFDVEGIDPTSADFVAYGRNVAMQVAAISPVAANREGVPADAVEHERAIYVAQAAESGKPENIQQKMAEGRLEKFFKENCLTEQDYVKNPDQTIAQYTDEVAKQLGGSIKVVDFVRFALGA is encoded by the coding sequence ATGGCTGCAATCACCGCTGCTATGGTCAAGGAGCTCCGCGAGCTCACCGGCGCCGGCATGATGGAGTGCAAGAAGGCCCTGAACGAGGCCGACGGCGATATGGACAAGGCCGTCGACGTTCTGCGCACGCGCGGTCTGGCCGCTGCCGCCAAGAAGGCCGGTCGTGCCACCAACGAGGGCACCGTAACCGCCATCGTCGCCGAGGACGGCAAGTCCGGCGTCGTTCTCGAGCTGAACTGCGAGACCGACTTCGTGGGCATGAACGAGAAGTTCAAGGCCTACGCCGACCGCATCGCCGGCATCGCGCTCGCCAACAAGTGCTCCGACGTCGAGGCGCTCAAGGAGCTGTCCGACAACGGCGAGACCGTCGCCGACATCATCACCGACGCCGTTCACGTGCTCGGCGAGAACGCCAACCTCGCCCGCGTCAAGACCGTCGAGGCCGGTGCGGTGTGCTCTTACATCCACATGGGCGGCAAGATCGGCGTCCTGGTTCAGTTCGACGTCGAGGGCATCGACCCCACCAGCGCCGACTTCGTCGCCTACGGCCGCAACGTGGCCATGCAGGTTGCCGCGATCTCCCCGGTCGCCGCTAACCGCGAGGGCGTTCCCGCCGACGCGGTCGAGCACGAGCGCGCCATCTACGTGGCTCAGGCCGCCGAGTCCGGCAAGCCCGAGAACATCCAGCAGAAGATGGCCGAAGGTCGCCTCGAGAAGTTCTTCAAGGAGAACTGCCTGACCGAGCAGGACTACGTGAAGAACCCTGACCAGACCATCGCCCAGTACACCGACGAGGTCGCCAAGCAGCTCGGCGGCTCCATCAAGGTCGTGGACTTCGTCCGCTTCGCTCTGGGTGCGTAA